Proteins encoded by one window of Modestobacter marinus:
- a CDS encoding CsbD family protein gives MSGIDKMKNKAQELSGKGKEALGDATDDPDLKAEGQNDQAAGNVKQAGEKVKDVFR, from the coding sequence ATGAGCGGCATCGACAAGATGAAGAACAAGGCCCAGGAGCTGTCCGGCAAGGGCAAGGAGGCGCTCGGCGACGCCACCGACGACCCGGACCTCAAGGCCGAGGGTCAGAACGACCAGGCCGCGGGCAACGTCAAGCAGGCCGGCGAGAAGGTCAAGGACGTCTTCAGGTGA